The Pseudomonadota bacterium genome has a window encoding:
- the rplO gene encoding 50S ribosomal protein L15, translated as MELNQLKDNPGARKSRMRVGRGIGCTKGKTCGRGGKGQTARSGVAINGFEGGQMPIHRRLPKRGFKNHMRVEFDIITLRDLQVLVDNGTFKAGDVVSTQALRDKGIVPKASEGVKLLLKGELKAKLSLDIERASKNAAAAIEKLGGKVTVKVKQPKREKVKKDPKTGKAIKA; from the coding sequence ATGGAACTGAACCAACTGAAAGACAACCCAGGCGCCCGCAAGTCGCGTATGCGCGTGGGCCGTGGCATTGGCTGCACCAAGGGTAAAACCTGTGGTCGTGGTGGCAAAGGTCAGACCGCACGCTCGGGTGTTGCGATCAACGGCTTCGAGGGCGGCCAGATGCCGATCCACCGTCGCCTGCCAAAACGCGGTTTCAAAAACCATATGCGTGTTGAATTCGATATCATCACCCTGCGCGATCTGCAGGTGCTGGTCGATAACGGCACGTTCAAAGCCGGTGATGTTGTCAGCACCCAGGCGCTGCGCGATAAAGGCATTGTGCCGAAAGCAAGCGAAGGCGTGAAGCTGCTGCTGAAAGGCGAGCTGAAAGCAAAACTGAGCCTCGATATCGAACGCGCATCTAAAAATGCAGCGGCTGCGATCGAAAAGCTCGGCGGCAAAGTGACCGTGAAGGTCAAACAGCCGAAACGCGAAAAAGTGAAAAAAGATCCGAAGACCGGCAAGGCCATCAAAGCCTAG
- the rpsM gene encoding 30S ribosomal protein S13, whose translation MARIAGVNIPSAKRVVIALTYIHGIGNAKAKEIIEKADIESTRRVADLTELEVSRLREIIDADYSVEGDLRRETSMNIKRLMDLGCYRGLRHRKKLPVRGQRTHTNARTRKGKAIAIAGKKMVTK comes from the coding sequence ATGGCTCGTATTGCCGGCGTCAATATTCCTTCTGCCAAGCGCGTGGTTATTGCGCTGACCTATATTCATGGCATTGGGAACGCGAAAGCGAAAGAAATCATCGAGAAAGCGGACATCGAGTCGACGCGCCGCGTCGCCGACCTGACCGAACTGGAAGTTTCGCGCCTGCGCGAAATTATCGATGCGGATTACTCGGTAGAGGGTGATCTTCGCCGCGAAACCAGCATGAACATCAAACGTCTGATGGATCTGGGCTGCTACCGTGGTCTGCGCCATCGCAAAAAGCTTCCCGTACGTGGCCAGCGCACGCATACCAATGCGCGCACCCGTAAAGGCAAAGCCATTGCGATTGCCGGCAAGAAAATGGTAACGAAGTAA
- the rplX gene encoding 50S ribosomal protein L24, with protein sequence MAAKIKKGDQVVVITGRDKGKTGEVLKIVTDTNRAVVAGINLIKKHEKPSAAGNGGIVSKEAAIHLSNIALADPKDGKATRVGFAVSKDGKKQRVAKRSGESLNA encoded by the coding sequence ATGGCTGCAAAAATCAAAAAAGGCGATCAAGTGGTGGTTATCACTGGCCGCGATAAAGGCAAGACCGGCGAAGTGCTGAAGATCGTTACCGACACGAACCGTGCGGTGGTGGCTGGCATCAACCTGATCAAGAAACACGAGAAGCCAAGTGCGGCAGGCAATGGTGGCATCGTTTCGAAAGAAGCGGCGATCCATCTTTCCAACATCGCGCTGGCCGATCCGAAAGACGGTAAAGCTACCCGCGTTGGTTTCGCGGTCAGCAAAGACGGTAAGAAACAACGTGTGGCGAAACGCTCCGGCGAATCGCTGAACGCATAA
- the rplP gene encoding 50S ribosomal protein L16, translating into MMQPKKTKYRKAHKGRVSGAAKGGYSLNFGEYGLKAMTPERITARQIEAARRAISRHVKRVGRMWIRIFPDVPVTRKPAEVRMGSGKGSVEYWVARVEAGRIMFEIDGVPENVAREAFDRASAKLPVKTKFIKRVEA; encoded by the coding sequence ATGATGCAACCGAAAAAGACCAAGTACCGCAAAGCCCATAAGGGCCGGGTATCTGGCGCTGCCAAGGGCGGCTATAGCTTGAACTTCGGCGAATATGGCCTGAAAGCCATGACCCCGGAGCGGATCACCGCGCGCCAGATCGAAGCCGCACGTCGCGCTATCTCGCGCCATGTGAAGCGCGTTGGCCGTATGTGGATCCGGATTTTCCCGGATGTGCCTGTTACCCGCAAACCTGCCGAAGTACGGATGGGTTCCGGTAAGGGGTCGGTGGAGTATTGGGTAGCGCGCGTGGAAGCGGGCCGCATCATGTTCGAAATCGATGGTGTTCCAGAGAACGTGGCGCGCGAGGCATTTGATCGCGCATCCGCGAAGCTCCCAGTAAAAACCAAATTCATCAAACGCGTCGAAGCGTAA
- the rpmD gene encoding 50S ribosomal protein L30: MAAKKTVTVKQIASPIGRVKRQEGTLIGLGLNKMNKVRTLEDTPAVRGMINKLPHLVVVIDSK, encoded by the coding sequence ATGGCAGCGAAGAAAACAGTGACCGTGAAGCAGATCGCAAGCCCGATCGGCCGCGTCAAAAGACAGGAAGGGACCCTGATCGGTCTTGGCCTGAACAAAATGAACAAAGTCCGCACGCTGGAAGATACCCCCGCGGTGCGCGGCATGATCAACAAGCTGCCGCACCTCGTTGTGGTGATTGACTCGAAATAA
- the rplN gene encoding 50S ribosomal protein L14 yields MIQMQTRLDVADNSGAREVMCIKVLGGSHRKTASIGDIIVVSIKSAIPRGKVKKGDVHRAVIVRTKFVTKRQDGSAIRFDGNAAVLVSKQGEPIGTRIFGPVARELRAKKFMKIVSLAPEVL; encoded by the coding sequence ATGATTCAGATGCAAACCCGCTTGGACGTGGCCGACAATTCCGGCGCACGCGAAGTCATGTGCATTAAGGTTCTTGGTGGTTCGCACCGCAAGACCGCATCGATTGGCGACATCATCGTCGTCTCGATCAAAAGCGCAATCCCGCGCGGCAAGGTGAAGAAGGGTGACGTGCATCGCGCCGTGATCGTTCGCACCAAGTTCGTTACCAAACGTCAGGATGGTTCGGCCATTCGTTTCGATGGTAACGCCGCCGTGCTCGTGAGCAAACAAGGTGAGCCGATCGGCACACGTATCTTCGGACCGGTCGCCCGCGAACTGCGCGCGAAAAAGTTCATGAAGATCGTCTCGCTCGCGCCTGAAGTACTGTAA
- the rpsH gene encoding 30S ribosomal protein S8, translating to MTTDRVADMLTRLRNAYKAQLPSVTMPCSGLLVDIAKVMEEEGFIVTHRVEEDGAKRNLVVELKYIEGEPAIREVKRVSKSGLRKYSKVGAISKHYNGLGISIVSTSKGVMSDFAARQQHVGGEVLCTVF from the coding sequence ATGACAACCGATCGCGTCGCCGATATGCTTACCCGCCTGCGCAATGCGTATAAAGCGCAGCTGCCATCTGTCACCATGCCATGCTCCGGCCTTCTGGTCGATATCGCCAAGGTGATGGAAGAAGAGGGCTTCATCGTTACCCACCGCGTCGAAGAAGACGGCGCGAAGCGTAACCTTGTGGTCGAACTGAAATACATCGAAGGTGAACCGGCGATCCGCGAAGTGAAACGCGTGAGCAAATCGGGCCTGCGTAAATATTCAAAAGTAGGTGCCATCTCCAAGCATTATAACGGCCTTGGCATCTCGATCGTCTCGACCAGCAAAGGGGTGATGTCCGATTTCGCAGCACGCCAGCAGCATGTCGGTGGCGAAGTTCTTTGCACCGTATTCTAA
- the rpsK gene encoding 30S ribosomal protein S11 — translation MAKPQAKGKAGSAEAVKKKDRKNVPSGVAHVNASFNNTIITITDPFGNAIAWSSSGANGFKGSRKSTPYASQVAAEVAGKKAMEHGMRTVEVLVKGPGAGRESALRALAAVGLSVTSIKDITPVPHNGCRPPKRRRV, via the coding sequence ATGGCTAAACCACAAGCAAAAGGCAAAGCGGGCTCCGCTGAAGCCGTCAAGAAAAAGGACCGCAAAAACGTGCCGTCCGGCGTTGCGCATGTGAACGCATCGTTCAACAACACCATCATCACCATCACCGACCCGTTTGGCAACGCGATTGCCTGGTCGTCTTCGGGTGCAAACGGCTTCAAAGGCTCGCGTAAATCGACGCCGTATGCGTCGCAGGTTGCAGCAGAAGTCGCCGGTAAAAAAGCCATGGAACATGGCATGCGCACGGTGGAAGTTCTGGTTAAAGGCCCCGGCGCCGGCCGTGAGAGCGCACTGCGCGCCCTCGCTGCGGTTGGCCTCTCGGTGACCTCGATCAAGGACATCACCCCGGTGCCGCATAACGGTTGCCGCCCGCCGAAACGCCGCCGCGTCTAA
- the rpsE gene encoding 30S ribosomal protein S5: MAYESNTERQDREGGDLIDRLVSINRVAKVVKGGRRFGFAALVVVGDGKGKVGYGTGKAKEVQDAVKKATDGAKKSMIRIPLRESRTLHHDVKGHFGAGRVIVRSAPAGTGIIAGGPMRAIFEALGVHDVVAKSTGTSNPHNMVKATFSALKLMSSPRSVAVRRSMKVGDVVERREVGAKAQGQQNEAE; this comes from the coding sequence ATGGCATACGAATCCAATACCGAACGTCAAGACCGCGAAGGCGGGGATCTGATCGACCGTCTGGTCTCGATCAACCGCGTTGCTAAAGTCGTGAAGGGCGGTCGCCGCTTTGGTTTTGCAGCACTCGTCGTCGTTGGCGACGGCAAGGGCAAAGTCGGTTACGGCACCGGTAAAGCGAAAGAAGTGCAGGACGCTGTTAAGAAGGCGACCGATGGCGCGAAGAAATCCATGATCCGCATTCCGCTGCGCGAGTCGCGCACGCTGCACCATGATGTAAAAGGTCACTTCGGCGCAGGCCGCGTGATCGTCCGTTCGGCTCCGGCCGGGACGGGGATCATCGCCGGTGGCCCGATGCGTGCCATCTTTGAAGCGCTGGGCGTGCATGATGTGGTCGCGAAATCGACCGGCACCAGCAACCCGCACAACATGGTTAAAGCCACCTTCTCGGCATTGAAGCTGATGAGCAGCCCGCGTAGCGTGGCCGTGCGTCGCTCGATGAAAGTCGGTGATGTGGTAGAACGTCGTGAAGTTGGTGCGAAAGCACAAGGCCAACAGAACGAAGCAGAGTAA
- the rplF gene encoding 50S ribosomal protein L6 yields the protein MSRLGKLPVAIPDKVTVNVGDKAITVKGPKGELSTVVTSDVLVTITDGKVWVKPANDSQTSRAMWGTVRANLKNLVEGVTTGYKKQLDINGVGYRAAAQGQILTLALGFSHEIKYIVPVGITVTVDKQTTIHLVGFDKQKVGQVAAEIRALRGPEPYKGKGIKYSTETIRRKEGKKK from the coding sequence ATGTCCCGCTTAGGTAAATTGCCGGTAGCCATTCCGGATAAAGTCACGGTCAATGTTGGCGATAAAGCCATCACCGTGAAAGGCCCAAAAGGCGAACTCAGCACCGTCGTTACGTCGGATGTGCTGGTTACCATCACCGATGGTAAAGTCTGGGTGAAGCCTGCCAACGACTCGCAGACCTCGCGTGCGATGTGGGGCACGGTGCGCGCCAACCTCAAGAATCTTGTTGAGGGCGTCACCACGGGCTACAAAAAACAACTCGACATCAACGGCGTGGGTTACCGTGCGGCGGCTCAGGGCCAGATCCTGACCCTGGCGCTTGGCTTCAGCCACGAGATCAAATACATCGTGCCTGTCGGGATTACCGTCACGGTCGATAAACAGACCACGATCCATCTTGTCGGTTTCGACAAGCAGAAGGTCGGCCAGGTGGCTGCCGAGATCCGCGCACTGCGTGGGCCAGAGCCGTACAAAGGCAAAGGGATCAAGTACTCGACGGAGACCATTCGTCGTAAAGAAGGCAAGAAGAAATAG
- the rplE gene encoding 50S ribosomal protein L5: MATEKKPAAKAAKPAAPKADKAEKKAATPTKAKAAPTAAKVGPTLEGNAKTPRLQLVYDREVVPAMKEKFGYKNVMEVPRLTKIVINMGVGEAVADQKQIQSAVEEMTLIAGQKPVITKAKKAEASFKIRAGLQIGCRVTLRKQRMYEFLDRFVNIAMPRIRDFRGVNPKSFDGRGNYNMGLKEQLIFPEINYDRVSTVRGMDITIVTTAKNDEEARALLEGFAVPFRKA; encoded by the coding sequence ATGGCAACCGAGAAAAAACCCGCTGCAAAGGCCGCAAAACCGGCCGCGCCGAAAGCGGACAAAGCTGAGAAAAAAGCCGCTACGCCGACCAAGGCGAAGGCTGCACCAACCGCTGCTAAAGTGGGCCCAACGCTGGAAGGCAACGCGAAAACGCCGCGCCTGCAGCTGGTCTATGACCGCGAAGTGGTGCCGGCGATGAAAGAGAAATTCGGCTACAAAAACGTCATGGAAGTGCCGCGCCTGACCAAAATCGTCATCAACATGGGTGTTGGTGAAGCGGTGGCGGATCAGAAGCAGATCCAGTCCGCTGTCGAAGAAATGACCCTGATCGCCGGTCAAAAGCCAGTGATCACCAAAGCGAAAAAAGCAGAAGCATCGTTCAAAATCCGCGCCGGCCTGCAGATCGGTTGCCGCGTGACCCTGCGCAAGCAGCGCATGTACGAGTTCCTGGATCGTTTCGTCAACATTGCGATGCCGCGCATCCGCGATTTCCGTGGCGTCAATCCCAAGAGCTTCGATGGCCGTGGTAACTACAACATGGGCCTCAAAGAACAGCTGATCTTCCCGGAGATCAATTACGACCGCGTGAGCACCGTGCGCGGCATGGACATCACGATTGTCACCACCGCCAAAAACGATGAAGAAGCACGCGCCCTGCTTGAGGGTTTCGCTGTTCCTTTCCGTAAAGCATAA
- the rplV gene encoding 50S ribosomal protein L22 — MSKKKTERALAPNEAKCVLRNLRTSPTKLNLVAEMIRGMKVQAALTQLQFSNKRIAVDVRKALQSAIANAENNHNLNVDALVVKEAWVGKSMVLKRFHARARGRGAQILKPFSHLTIVVREAEGA, encoded by the coding sequence ATGAGCAAAAAGAAAACCGAACGCGCCCTGGCGCCCAATGAAGCGAAGTGCGTGCTGCGCAACCTGCGTACCAGCCCGACCAAGCTGAACCTGGTGGCCGAGATGATCCGTGGCATGAAAGTGCAGGCGGCGCTGACCCAACTGCAATTCAGCAACAAGCGTATCGCGGTGGATGTCCGTAAGGCCCTCCAGTCGGCGATCGCCAATGCTGAAAATAACCACAACCTGAACGTCGATGCGCTCGTCGTGAAGGAAGCATGGGTGGGTAAATCCATGGTGCTGAAACGCTTCCATGCCCGCGCTCGCGGCCGTGGTGCACAAATCTTGAAACCATTTTCGCACCTGACGATCGTCGTGCGTGAAGCTGAGGGAGCATAA
- the rpsQ gene encoding 30S ribosomal protein S17 encodes MPKRILQGVVVSDKCAKTVTVKVERKIKHPLYNKIIRRSKKYAAHDEQGCKVGDVVRIIESRPISKTKCWAVVEKIADAPAA; translated from the coding sequence ATGCCAAAACGTATATTACAAGGTGTCGTGGTGAGCGATAAATGCGCGAAAACCGTTACGGTTAAAGTCGAGCGCAAAATCAAACACCCGCTCTACAACAAAATTATCCGCCGTTCGAAAAAATATGCGGCGCATGATGAGCAAGGCTGCAAAGTCGGTGATGTGGTTCGCATCATCGAGTCGCGTCCGATTTCGAAAACCAAGTGCTGGGCTGTCGTCGAGAAAATCGCCGATGCGCCTGCCGCGTAA
- the secY gene encoding preprotein translocase subunit SecY has product MASAAERFASNMNFGLLGRATELKSRLLFVLGALIVYRLGTYIPIPGIDPKILEEIFEQHAGGVLGVFNMFSGGALSRMTIFALAVMPYISASIIIQLMGVAVPPLAALKKEGEAGRRKLNQYTRYGTLVLAILQSYGISTGLEGMQSNGVSAVMHPGVFFQFSTVVTLTGGTMFLMWLGEQITQRGIGQGISLIIFTGIIANLPSAFASTFELGRKGVISTPVILLVLAVALSLIALIVYMERAQRRILIQYPKRQVGNKIMQGESTHLPLKLNASGVIPPIFASSILLFPLTIAGFNAEGGSEWLRTISTYLAHGQPLYILAYTVIIVFFSFFYTAIVFNPTETADNLRKNGGFIAGIRPGKNTADYLDFVLTRLTVVGAAYLCLVCVIPELLIAKYAVPFYLGGTSLLIVVNVVIDFVGQVQSHLFAHQYEALIKKARLKGRK; this is encoded by the coding sequence ATGGCCTCCGCTGCTGAACGCTTTGCTTCCAACATGAATTTCGGCCTGCTCGGCCGCGCGACTGAACTGAAAAGCCGCTTGCTGTTCGTTCTGGGCGCGCTGATTGTGTACCGCCTCGGTACCTACATTCCGATTCCGGGCATCGACCCAAAAATCCTTGAAGAAATCTTCGAGCAGCATGCTGGTGGCGTGCTCGGCGTGTTCAACATGTTCTCCGGCGGCGCGCTCAGCCGCATGACCATTTTTGCATTGGCGGTGATGCCGTATATCTCGGCCTCGATCATCATCCAGCTGATGGGTGTTGCTGTGCCGCCGCTCGCCGCACTGAAAAAAGAAGGTGAAGCAGGCCGCCGCAAGCTGAACCAGTATACCCGTTACGGCACGCTGGTTCTCGCGATACTGCAGTCATACGGGATTTCGACCGGGCTTGAAGGCATGCAAAGCAATGGGGTGTCCGCGGTGATGCATCCGGGCGTGTTCTTCCAGTTCAGCACCGTTGTCACCCTCACGGGCGGCACCATGTTCCTGATGTGGCTGGGCGAGCAAATCACCCAGCGCGGCATCGGCCAGGGCATTTCGCTGATTATCTTCACCGGCATTATCGCCAACCTGCCAAGCGCGTTTGCCAGCACGTTCGAGCTCGGCCGCAAGGGTGTTATTTCGACGCCGGTAATCCTGCTCGTCCTCGCGGTTGCGCTCAGCCTCATTGCGCTGATCGTCTATATGGAACGTGCCCAGCGCCGTATCCTGATCCAGTATCCCAAGCGTCAGGTTGGCAATAAAATCATGCAGGGTGAATCCACCCACCTGCCACTGAAGCTCAATGCGTCGGGCGTGATCCCGCCGATTTTTGCGAGCTCGATTTTGCTGTTCCCGCTCACCATCGCCGGCTTCAACGCTGAAGGTGGCTCGGAGTGGCTGCGCACCATCAGCACCTATCTGGCGCATGGTCAGCCGCTCTACATTCTGGCCTACACGGTTATCATTGTTTTCTTCTCGTTCTTCTACACGGCGATCGTGTTTAACCCGACCGAGACGGCGGACAACCTGCGCAAGAACGGTGGCTTCATCGCCGGCATCCGTCCGGGCAAAAACACGGCCGATTACCTCGACTTCGTGCTCACCCGCCTGACCGTTGTCGGCGCGGCGTATCTGTGCCTTGTCTGTGTGATCCCTGAGTTGCTGATTGCGAAATACGCAGTGCCGTTCTACCTTGGTGGCACCAGCTTGCTGATCGTCGTCAACGTGGTGATCGATTTCGTCGGTCAGGTGCAGTCGCATCTGTTTGCGCACCAGTATGAAGCGCTCATCAAGAAAGCGCGCCTCAAAGGGAGAAAGTAG
- a CDS encoding DNA-directed RNA polymerase subunit alpha, which produces MSALLNKNWKDLIKPSKLDIKPVTGDARKAVVVAEPLERGFGITLGVALRRILLSSLQGAAVTSIKIEGVQHEFSAIPGVREDVVNIILNIKDLKLKAHSADRKRLTLKSDVAGEVTAGMIQTDSDVEVLNKDLVICTLDKGASINMELMVEVGKGYVPAAQNRPSDAPIGLIPVDALFSPVEKVSYKIENARVGNRTDYDKLTLELETDGSIAPDDAVALAARILQDQLQLFINFEDVHEVSTKSAEEELKFSPYLLKKVDELELSVRSANCLKNDNIVYIGDLVQKSESEMLKTPNFGRKSLNEIKEVLNNMGLRFGMEVVGWPPENIEELARKFEDPY; this is translated from the coding sequence ATGAGCGCATTACTGAACAAGAACTGGAAAGACCTGATCAAGCCAAGCAAACTCGACATCAAACCGGTAACGGGCGATGCGCGTAAAGCCGTGGTGGTCGCTGAGCCGCTGGAGCGCGGTTTTGGCATTACGCTCGGTGTGGCCCTGCGCCGCATCCTGCTCAGCTCGCTGCAAGGCGCGGCTGTTACCAGCATCAAAATCGAAGGTGTCCAGCATGAATTCTCGGCGATCCCGGGCGTGCGCGAGGATGTGGTCAACATCATCCTCAACATCAAGGATCTGAAACTGAAAGCCCACTCGGCTGACCGCAAACGCCTGACGCTGAAGAGCGACGTGGCGGGTGAAGTGACCGCGGGCATGATCCAGACCGATTCCGATGTGGAAGTGCTGAACAAGGACCTCGTGATCTGCACGCTCGATAAGGGCGCCAGCATCAACATGGAACTGATGGTGGAAGTCGGTAAAGGCTACGTGCCTGCCGCGCAGAACCGTCCGTCGGATGCACCAATCGGCCTGATTCCGGTCGATGCGCTGTTCTCGCCGGTCGAGAAAGTCTCGTACAAAATCGAGAACGCGCGCGTTGGCAACCGTACCGATTACGACAAGCTGACCCTCGAACTCGAAACCGATGGTTCGATCGCGCCGGATGATGCCGTAGCCCTTGCTGCCCGCATCCTGCAGGATCAATTGCAGCTCTTCATCAACTTCGAGGACGTGCATGAAGTCAGCACCAAGTCGGCCGAGGAAGAACTGAAATTCTCGCCGTACCTGCTCAAGAAAGTCGATGAGTTGGAATTGTCGGTGCGCTCGGCGAACTGCCTGAAAAACGACAACATCGTTTACATCGGCGACCTCGTCCAGAAATCGGAAAGTGAAATGCTGAAAACGCCGAACTTCGGCCGCAAGTCGCTCAACGAAATCAAGGAAGTGCTGAACAATATGGGTCTGCGTTTCGGTATGGAAGTGGTCGGTTGGCCGCCTGAAAATATCGAAGAGCTGGCACGCAAATTCGAAGATCCGTACTGA
- the rpmC gene encoding 50S ribosomal protein L29 has protein sequence MAKATEQYKGKSVEELHGTVADLKKELFNLRFQKASGELSNTSRFREAKREIARILTQVRKLKNAA, from the coding sequence ATGGCTAAGGCAACTGAGCAATATAAAGGTAAATCGGTCGAGGAGCTGCACGGCACCGTGGCGGATTTGAAAAAAGAACTGTTCAACCTGCGCTTCCAAAAAGCGTCGGGCGAGCTGAGCAATACGTCGCGTTTCCGCGAGGCTAAGCGCGAGATCGCGCGGATCCTCACGCAAGTGCGCAAACTCAAAAACGCTGCATAG
- the rpsC gene encoding 30S ribosomal protein S3, with product MGQKINPIGLRLGINKTWDSRWFADEDYATKLHEDIKIRRYVKKALNQAGVSKVIIERTGKKCYVSIHSARPGIVIGKKGADIDKVKKEVQKFTKDEVHLNIIEIRKPELDSTLIAEGVAQQLERRVAFRRAMKRAVQSALRMGAEGIRINVSGRLGGAEISRMEWYREGRVPLHTLRADIDYGIASALTTYGIIGVKVWVFKGEILKDQELQRMPNTPTSFAQAS from the coding sequence ATGGGTCAGAAGATCAATCCAATCGGGCTTCGCCTTGGTATCAATAAAACGTGGGATTCCCGTTGGTTCGCCGACGAGGACTACGCAACCAAGCTGCACGAGGATATCAAAATCCGCCGTTACGTCAAAAAAGCCCTTAACCAGGCTGGCGTCAGCAAAGTCATCATCGAGCGCACCGGCAAAAAATGCTATGTCTCGATCCACTCGGCCCGTCCGGGGATCGTGATCGGCAAAAAAGGCGCGGATATCGATAAAGTTAAGAAGGAAGTTCAGAAGTTTACCAAAGACGAGGTGCATCTGAACATCATCGAAATCCGTAAGCCGGAACTCGATTCGACCCTGATCGCCGAAGGCGTTGCCCAGCAGCTGGAGCGCCGCGTGGCCTTCCGCCGGGCAATGAAACGCGCCGTTCAGTCCGCCCTGCGTATGGGTGCGGAAGGGATCCGTATCAACGTGTCGGGCCGCCTGGGTGGTGCTGAGATTTCGCGGATGGAATGGTACCGTGAAGGTCGCGTGCCACTTCATACCTTGCGTGCTGACATAGACTATGGTATTGCGAGCGCCCTCACGACGTACGGGATCATCGGCGTCAAGGTCTGGGTCTTCAAGGGCGAAATCCTAAAAGATCAGGAATTACAACGCATGCCGAACACTCCGACGAGCTTTGCACAAGCTTCCTAG
- a CDS encoding adenylate kinase, whose amino-acid sequence MNIILLGPPGAGKGTQSDMLRDTFTLTKLATGDMLRAAVASGSEIGLKAKAVMAAGGLVSDDIMIGIIREAIKACPNGFILDGFPRTTGQAVALDAMLAELNKKIDFVIELAVDDAALVARIAGRFSCKKCGAGYHDSFRRPAVEGQCDACDSTEFTRREDDKAETVAKRLEQYHAMTAPLLPHYKAHGALRTVDGMADIAEVTAAINRVITNGASDAA is encoded by the coding sequence ATGAACATCATCCTCCTCGGCCCTCCGGGCGCCGGTAAAGGCACGCAATCGGACATGCTGCGTGATACGTTCACGCTCACCAAACTCGCCACCGGCGATATGCTGCGCGCGGCGGTGGCATCAGGTTCCGAAATCGGCCTCAAAGCAAAAGCCGTGATGGCCGCCGGTGGGTTGGTGAGCGATGACATCATGATCGGCATCATCCGCGAGGCGATCAAGGCCTGCCCGAACGGGTTCATTCTCGATGGGTTTCCGCGCACCACCGGTCAGGCCGTGGCGCTGGATGCGATGCTCGCCGAGCTCAACAAAAAAATCGATTTCGTGATCGAACTTGCGGTCGATGATGCGGCGCTTGTCGCGCGCATTGCCGGTCGCTTCTCCTGCAAAAAATGTGGCGCCGGTTACCATGATAGTTTCCGCCGCCCGGCCGTCGAAGGTCAGTGCGATGCGTGCGACTCCACCGAGTTCACCCGCCGCGAGGACGACAAAGCCGAAACCGTCGCCAAGCGCCTGGAGCAGTACCACGCGATGACCGCACCGCTGCTGCCGCATTACAAAGCCCACGGCGCCCTGCGCACGGTGGACGGCATGGCCGACATCGCAGAAGTGACCGCCGCGATCAACCGCGTGATTACGAATGGTGCGAGCGACGCGGCTTAG
- the rpsN gene encoding 30S ribosomal protein S14, whose protein sequence is MAKLCMKERNDKRKKLNLQNRTKRAKLKAVIMNREATMEERFTAQMKLSELPRNSSRVRQRNRCELTGRPRAYYRKFKMCRNQLRELGSFGLIPGLTKASW, encoded by the coding sequence ATGGCAAAACTTTGCATGAAAGAGCGTAACGATAAACGCAAAAAGCTGAACCTGCAGAACCGTACCAAGCGCGCCAAACTGAAAGCGGTCATCATGAACCGCGAGGCGACGATGGAAGAGCGTTTCACTGCACAGATGAAACTGTCGGAACTGCCGCGTAACAGCAGCCGCGTTCGCCAGCGTAACCGTTGCGAGCTGACGGGCCGTCCGCGCGCCTATTACCGTAAATTCAAAATGTGTCGGAACCAACTGCGCGAGCTCGGCTCGTTCGGTCTGATTCCCGGCCTCACCAAAGCTAGCTGGTAG
- the rplR gene encoding 50S ribosomal protein L18, whose product MAKVDNFTRRKQRTRYQLRQKAAGRVRLSVFRSGRHIYAQLIDDTQGKTLAAASTAEKDGMGASKSGANIAAAKAVGARIAARAKEAKVDHVVFDRGGYLFHGRIKALADAAREAGMKF is encoded by the coding sequence ATGGCTAAAGTTGATAATTTCACGCGCCGTAAACAGCGCACCCGCTACCAGCTCCGTCAGAAAGCGGCTGGTCGCGTTCGTCTGTCGGTGTTCCGTTCGGGCCGCCACATCTATGCGCAGCTGATCGACGACACGCAGGGTAAAACCCTTGCTGCCGCATCGACCGCTGAAAAAGACGGCATGGGCGCATCGAAGAGCGGTGCAAACATCGCTGCTGCAAAAGCAGTGGGCGCCCGTATCGCAGCGCGTGCAAAAGAAGCCAAGGTCGATCACGTTGTGTTCGATCGTGGCGGGTATCTGTTCCACGGCCGTATCAAGGCACTGGCTGACGCGGCACGCGAAGCCGGCATGAAATTCTAA